The following coding sequences are from one Gossypium raimondii isolate GPD5lz chromosome 4, ASM2569854v1, whole genome shotgun sequence window:
- the LOC105778777 gene encoding uncharacterized protein LOC105778777 — translation MAEFWKCLLLVALLVSTCATVSESRVARKELGIDLGGIGVGLGIGLGLGLGGNGSGSGAGAGAGSGSGSRSSSSSSSSSSSSSSGSGSGAGSEAGSSAGSYAGSRAGSGGRG, via the coding sequence ATGGCTGAATTTTGGAAGtgtttattacttgttgcattGCTAGTCTCAACCTGTGCCACTGTTTCTGAAAGCCGAGTGGCAAGGAAAGAGCTGGGTATAGACCTGGGAGGAATTGGGGTTGGTTTGGGTATTGGGCTTGGTCTTGGGCTTGGTGGAAATGGTTCAGGCTCTGGAGCTGGTGCTGGTGCTGGCTCTGGTTCTGGTTCTCGGTCCAGTTCTAGTTCtagctcatcttcttcatcaagTTCTTCGGGTTCAGGCTCTGGGGCAGGGTCAGAAGCAGGTTCATCAGCTGGATCGTATGCTGGGTCGAGAGCTGGGTCAGGTGGAAGAGGCTAG